The Megachile rotundata isolate GNS110a chromosome 4, iyMegRotu1, whole genome shotgun sequence region GGCATGTTACGATGTATGGTACGTTTAATTTAAGCAGTAAATACAAATTCATTTAGCATTTAAATGAAGTCGTTTAAATCTCATTACTTTATTAGCATCTCTTGATGGAAGTCTGGGTTACATTTTACCTGTACCAGAAAAAACTTACCGAAGATTGCTCATGTTGCAAAACGTTTTGGTAACTCATATCTGTCATATTGCTGGTTTAAACCCTAAAGCATATCGGTAATTATCATATCTAACGTAAATTCTTGgttgtattattaataatttttttataaattgagtATTTCTTCTTTCAGTACTTACAAAAGCTACATTCGAACTCAGGGTAATCCTGCAAGGGGCATTATTGACGGTGATTTAGTTTGGCGTTATCTTTACTTACCTAACAATGAAAAAATAGACGtagcgaaaaaaattggaaCACGTGTACAAGAAATAATCGAAGATCTTACAGAGATAGACCGACAAACTGCTCATTTTTAAAGTAGCTCGTTTTCAGTATTTCAAGTAACACACTTATTCTTCAAACAGAAAATATATCTGttgattttttttaagaaattttagccagaaaatatttttggtattttatatataaacaaTCTATCATACTTGTACATTCGCTTTTAAAACAAGTGAATATTGTCTGTGAAATAATGTGACTGTATGTGTCTATCAGttgaaattgtaatttgtacaaaatctAGGaggaattgtcaaatttttaactcgctaaatttacaacttattttctgtatataatacattaatttaaaaagtaaatttgtACGAAGACTGAAGCCTCATTTTTTtctgtatttatataaataaccaTATTAGTAAAACGtgcttaaattaaaatttgcgaTACACAATGGCGTGGTCAATGACTGATACTCAGCGAATGTCAAGTCGGGCATCGATTAGACAAAGCATTGCTTTGAGACGATTAACAACACGTGAAACTCTGCGAAGTATGTATATACTAAGTTTACATTGATCAAACAATTACATAAGTACGAAACCAATAAGGGTTCAGATCTAAcgcatatttatataaaataaaagtaaactaatatataatataacatagtattaattgtactttaatgtttttatataaatatatctttTGCACTAttcttacataaatatttttattttagtttaattattattatttttatgtagtgTCTATTCAGGAACCATCATTATTGGATAAAAGACTCATTGAAGCATTTGATGTATTTGATAGTGCAAAAACAGGTGAAATAGatgttagagatttgggaactgtTATAAGAGCATTGGGATGTGTTGTTACCGAGGCAGAGTTGCAAGAAATACAAGTTGAAgtggaaaatgtagaaaataattGTGTACCATTACATAGGTTTCAAGAGTATATGTCCAAAGCTATTAATGAACGCAAGTTAGTTACGGTTCTTCAGCTTTACAAGGATATACTAAACAATCTTCTTGTGTTTGATTTTACTTAAAACATATTTTCCTTAGATATAAACCAGCTGAACCAGAAGATTTATTAAAAGCATTTCAATTACTGGATCCTGAAAATCGGGGATACGTTATGCGAGATGTTTTAGAAAAAGCAATGATGGAAATTGGAGAACCATTTTCCAAGGAAGAAATAGACAACATGATGGCTATTGCGTGTGAtccaaaaacaaataaaattaattacgaacACTATATTAATTTACTGCTTGTATgcattaatttattacatataaacataaaagttCATTTTTTCTGCACGTCACTTATAGGTCAAAATACCACCCGAAAAGAATGTATATGACATTGCTGAAAAATTAGAGGCTATAAGACTAGCAGCTATGCCCAAAAAACGTAGATTGGAAAGTCTTCTAATGAGTTTTTCGGAAATTAACTAAAGTGTATACTTTTTTggttaattacagtaatactGTCTAAACGATATTGTTTGCGGAAAGCATGCTAacaagaaagaaaatttgttagtATCGAAAACATGgtttaaaaagtatttaaaatatatttttattgtaatttcatGATAGATAAGataaagtataaaatgtaaaaaattcatCTCTCattcatataaatgtatatcacag contains the following coding sequences:
- the LOC100874756 gene encoding dynein regulatory complex protein 8 isoform X2 is translated as MAWSMTDTQRMSSRASIRQSIALRRLTTRETLRMSIQEPSLLDKRLIEAFDVFDSAKTGEIDVRDLGTVIRALGCVVTEAELQEIQVEVENVENNCVPLHRFQEYMSKAINERKYKPAEPEDLLKAFQLLDPENRGYVMRDVLEKAMMEIGEPFSKEEIDNMMAIACDPKTNKINYEHYINLLLVCINLLHINIKVHFFCTSLIGQNTTRKECI
- the LOC100874756 gene encoding dynein regulatory complex protein 8 isoform X1, yielding MAWSMTDTQRMSSRASIRQSIALRRLTTRETLRMSIQEPSLLDKRLIEAFDVFDSAKTGEIDVRDLGTVIRALGCVVTEAELQEIQVEVENVENNCVPLHRFQEYMSKAINERKYKPAEPEDLLKAFQLLDPENRGYVMRDVLEKAMMEIGEPFSKEEIDNMMAIACDPKTNKINYEHYINLLLVKIPPEKNVYDIAEKLEAIRLAAMPKKRRLESLLMSFSEIN
- the LOC100874756 gene encoding dynein regulatory complex protein 8 isoform X3 — translated: MAWSMTDTQRMSSRASIRQSIALRRLTTRETLRMSIQEPSLLDKRLIEAFDVFDSAKTGEIDVRDLGTVIRALGCVVTEAELQEIQVEVENVENNCVPLHRFQEYMSKAINERKYKPAEPEDLLKAFQLLDPENRGYVMRDVLEKAMMEIGEPFSKEEIDNMMAIACDPKTNKINYEHYINLLLVEKY